A genomic region of Psychrilyobacter piezotolerans contains the following coding sequences:
- a CDS encoding glycosidase: MGKLNVRRIGKIFRPDPSRVIIKSHIPSGEGRIENIITRVLNLSDEEAHKILQDIIEDFSGRHKNIWDALDKHYNRIKKHIPSNQRISDTKRALLGAYFSQEYTVQSAAFFNPSIVKHPDQTQVPEGSIRFILSFRAVGEGHLSSIEFRGGIVDKEGNFEFDEVSPFVERAVAVNNPVYKKDILFCKLDEMHEDCSSLSNLKEQLSDEFNLSELRALLNISPEKKIHDLKDTVLWLAESNYELQFKIDQKLSERIVFPSSQNESNGIEDARFVRFKYDDGEIVYYATYTAYNGVKILPQILETKDFFNYKAITLNGEYAANKGMALFPKKINGKYMVISRVDGENLYIMSSENIHFWETAQILRRPKYDWEFMQIGNCGSPIETDKGWIVLTHGVGPMRKYCLGAILLDLEDPAKVIGATREPILEPLESERNGYVPNVVYSCGGIVHGDNLIIPYAMSDTNSGIALVSVKELLDYMLN, translated from the coding sequence ATGGGAAAATTAAATGTAAGGAGGATAGGGAAGATATTCAGGCCAGATCCGTCCAGGGTAATTATAAAATCTCATATACCTTCAGGTGAAGGGCGTATAGAGAATATCATAACACGGGTTTTAAACCTATCGGATGAGGAAGCCCATAAGATTTTGCAGGATATAATAGAAGACTTCTCAGGAAGGCATAAAAATATATGGGATGCACTGGATAAGCACTATAATAGAATAAAAAAACATATCCCTTCAAATCAAAGGATAAGTGATACAAAAAGAGCCCTGCTGGGAGCTTATTTTTCCCAGGAGTATACAGTTCAATCGGCGGCTTTTTTTAATCCGTCTATTGTGAAACATCCGGATCAAACTCAAGTCCCAGAAGGGAGTATAAGATTTATATTGAGTTTTAGAGCAGTGGGAGAAGGGCACCTATCCTCCATAGAGTTTAGGGGGGGAATTGTAGATAAAGAAGGTAACTTCGAATTTGATGAGGTGAGCCCCTTTGTAGAAAGGGCAGTAGCCGTGAATAATCCCGTATATAAAAAAGATATACTCTTTTGTAAATTGGATGAGATGCATGAAGACTGCAGTTCCTTATCAAATCTAAAAGAACAGCTATCGGATGAATTTAACTTATCTGAACTCCGGGCTCTTTTGAATATATCACCAGAAAAAAAAATTCATGACCTAAAGGATACCGTATTGTGGTTAGCAGAATCCAATTATGAGCTGCAGTTTAAAATAGATCAAAAATTATCTGAAAGGATTGTATTCCCCAGTTCACAAAATGAAAGTAACGGAATAGAGGATGCAAGGTTTGTACGATTTAAATATGATGATGGAGAGATAGTTTATTACGCTACATATACTGCCTACAATGGAGTTAAGATCCTGCCTCAAATATTGGAGACTAAAGATTTTTTTAACTATAAAGCTATAACGTTAAACGGAGAGTACGCAGCCAATAAGGGGATGGCTCTTTTCCCGAAAAAAATAAATGGGAAATACATGGTAATCTCCAGGGTTGACGGAGAAAATCTGTATATAATGTCATCTGAAAACATCCATTTTTGGGAAACTGCACAGATACTGAGGCGGCCGAAATATGATTGGGAATTTATGCAGATCGGGAACTGCGGGTCGCCCATAGAAACAGACAAAGGGTGGATAGTTTTAACTCATGGTGTGGGGCCCATGAGAAAATATTGTTTAGGAGCGATCCTCCTGGATCTGGAGGATCCGGCAAAGGTAATAGGAGCTACCAGGGAGCCCATATTAGAACCGTTAGAAAGCGAAAGAAATGGTTATGTGCCAAATGTAGTGTACTCTTGCGGTGGGATCGTCCATGGGGATAATTTAATTATACCTTATGCAATGTCGGATACAAATTCAGGGATAGCCCTGGTTTCTGTAAAAGAATTACTGGATTACATGCTAAATTAG
- a CDS encoding glycosyltransferase family 4 protein, with product MDKNKRNNKAQEKSPLKVALISPIAWRTPPRHYGPWENIVSLLCEGLVKRGVDVTLFATGESITEGKLRSVCQVGYEEDKNIDPKVWESLHIAKVFQSADEFDIIHNNFDFLPLTYSGLVDTPVVTTIHGFSSEKILPVYEKYGENTYYVSISDSDRSSSLNYIDTVYHGIDLTQFTYRDLPEDYLLFFGRLHRDKGPKEAIEIAKRSNKKLIMAGIIQDEGYFKGEIEPHLSGDITYIGSVGPRERDKLLGGAQALLHPIYFEEPFGLSVVETMACGTPVIAYNKGSMPELIEDEVNGFLVDDVDGALAALDKLPNIERKRCRETVEEKFSVGRMVDEYIKVYEKILKERGGNR from the coding sequence ATGGATAAAAATAAAAGAAATAATAAAGCTCAGGAAAAATCCCCATTGAAGGTGGCTTTGATTTCCCCCATAGCATGGAGAACCCCTCCCAGGCATTACGGTCCCTGGGAGAATATTGTCTCCTTACTCTGTGAAGGATTAGTAAAAAGAGGAGTGGATGTAACCCTATTTGCAACAGGGGAGTCTATAACAGAAGGGAAATTAAGGTCGGTGTGTCAGGTCGGGTATGAAGAGGATAAAAATATAGATCCCAAAGTCTGGGAAAGTCTCCATATAGCTAAGGTATTTCAGAGTGCCGATGAATTCGACATTATACACAACAATTTTGATTTTCTTCCGCTGACCTATAGCGGGTTAGTGGATACGCCGGTAGTTACCACGATCCATGGATTTTCCTCTGAAAAGATCCTTCCTGTATATGAAAAATATGGTGAGAATACCTACTATGTTTCAATAAGCGATTCGGATCGGAGTAGCAGCCTGAATTATATAGATACTGTGTATCACGGGATAGATCTGACCCAGTTTACCTATAGAGATCTGCCGGAAGATTACCTGTTATTTTTTGGAAGACTGCATAGAGATAAAGGCCCTAAAGAAGCTATTGAAATTGCTAAAAGATCCAATAAAAAACTCATAATGGCAGGAATTATTCAGGATGAAGGGTATTTTAAAGGTGAGATAGAACCCCACCTCAGTGGAGATATTACCTATATAGGAAGTGTTGGTCCCAGAGAAAGGGATAAGCTGCTAGGGGGAGCCCAGGCTCTTCTCCATCCTATATACTTCGAGGAACCCTTTGGATTATCTGTTGTTGAAACCATGGCTTGCGGGACACCTGTAATAGCCTATAACAAAGGCAGTATGCCTGAACTTATAGAGGATGAGGTCAATGGATTTCTTGTGGATGATGTAGATGGAGCTCTGGCAGCCCTGGACAAACTCCCAAATATTGAGAGGAAGAGGTGCAGAGAAACTGTAGAGGAAAAATTTTCAGTGGGCCGAATGGTAGATGAATATATAAAAGTCTATGAAAAGATCCTCAAAGAACGAGGAGGTAATAGATGA
- a CDS encoding aldo/keto reductase: MKYRKMPKTGEKISILGFGCMRYPLRDDGSIHEELSERMMDYAIQRGVNYIDTAWPYHKGESEPFVGRFLEKYGLRDRVKLATKLPSWLIEKREDMDYYLDEQLKKLRTNHIDYYLVHALDKKRWEQVKKCGIFDFLSAAKADGRVRNVGFSFHDDLSVFKEIVDSYNWDFCQIQYNYMDIEFQAGKNGLLYAAGKGLGVIVMEPLRGGKIAGRVPQEVKLLLDSQKKNYSPVEWALRWVWDHPQVTLLLSGMTALEHVVENVEVASKAEPSSLTEKEKSVIEEVRNIYRTRMKVPCTDCKYCLPCPSGVNIPRVFQLYNDAFIFDDMEGARKDYNMFLKEDEKAHNCIECGKCESLCPQKISIIEKLSQAVKAFEK, encoded by the coding sequence ATGAAGTACAGGAAGATGCCAAAAACAGGGGAAAAGATCTCTATCTTAGGTTTTGGGTGTATGAGATATCCCCTGAGAGATGACGGATCCATCCATGAGGAACTTTCGGAAAGAATGATGGATTACGCCATTCAAAGGGGAGTAAACTATATAGATACAGCCTGGCCCTATCATAAGGGGGAGAGTGAACCCTTTGTAGGAAGATTTTTAGAAAAATATGGTCTCAGAGACAGGGTAAAGCTGGCCACCAAACTTCCTTCGTGGCTCATAGAAAAGAGAGAGGATATGGACTACTACCTGGATGAACAGTTAAAAAAGCTGAGGACCAATCACATCGATTATTATCTTGTTCATGCCCTCGATAAAAAAAGGTGGGAGCAGGTCAAGAAATGCGGTATCTTTGACTTTCTGTCAGCTGCTAAAGCAGACGGCAGGGTGAGGAATGTGGGATTTTCCTTCCACGACGACCTATCCGTTTTTAAGGAAATCGTCGATTCCTATAATTGGGATTTTTGCCAGATTCAATATAACTACATGGACATAGAGTTTCAGGCAGGAAAAAATGGGCTTCTCTATGCTGCTGGAAAGGGACTGGGTGTAATCGTTATGGAACCCCTGAGAGGCGGTAAGATAGCAGGGAGGGTTCCCCAAGAGGTGAAGTTGTTGTTGGACTCCCAGAAAAAGAATTACTCCCCTGTGGAATGGGCCCTCAGGTGGGTGTGGGATCATCCCCAGGTAACACTGCTTTTGAGCGGTATGACTGCTCTGGAGCATGTTGTGGAAAATGTAGAGGTGGCATCCAAAGCCGAACCTTCTTCCCTCACAGAGAAGGAAAAATCCGTCATTGAAGAAGTCCGGAATATATACAGGACCAGAATGAAAGTTCCCTGTACCGACTGTAAATACTGTCTTCCCTGTCCCTCTGGTGTAAATATCCCCAGAGTTTTCCAGTTATATAACGACGCCTTTATCTTTGATGATATGGAAGGTGCCAGAAAAGATTATAATATGTTTCTAAAGGAGGATGAGAAGGCTCACAACTGCATTGAATGCGGAAAGTGCGAGAGCCTCTGTCCCCAGAAGATTTCTATAATAGAAAAGCTGTCTCAGGCTGTAAAAGCCTTTGAAAAATAG
- a CDS encoding glycoside hydrolase family 130 protein: protein MKREVVTRYKKNPILTKDDVPYPVATVHNAGIVKYKGKYIMLFRSHLLNGRSIIGMAKSDDGYDFKVESKPFLTPCEDKGSIFSQYEEYGVEDLRISEIDGEYLLTYSCYSKYGVRIALAKTLDFIEVERVALITQADLRNVVIFPEKIGGQYVRLDRPHSEISKWSIWISYSPDLIHWGRSKLIMQPHKYHWDEMKIGPGATPIKTEKGWLNIYHGVFKTMSGSVYRLGAALHDLEDPSIVLGVSDEWILEPEDPWEVTGYVPNVVFTCGAVDEGDGTIKIYWGGADSVMCVGEANIDELIDLCIKGGS from the coding sequence ATGAAGAGAGAAGTGGTAACTCGGTATAAAAAAAATCCCATACTGACCAAGGATGATGTGCCATATCCTGTGGCTACAGTTCACAATGCAGGGATTGTTAAATATAAAGGTAAATATATTATGTTATTTCGTTCCCATCTGCTAAATGGAAGATCGATTATTGGAATGGCTAAAAGTGATGACGGTTATGATTTCAAAGTGGAATCGAAACCTTTTTTGACACCCTGTGAAGACAAGGGATCGATATTTTCCCAGTATGAGGAATATGGTGTAGAAGACCTGAGAATCAGTGAAATAGACGGGGAATATCTTTTGACCTATAGCTGCTATTCCAAATACGGAGTAAGGATAGCTCTGGCAAAAACCCTTGATTTCATAGAGGTAGAAAGAGTTGCTCTTATAACCCAGGCAGATCTGAGGAATGTAGTAATATTTCCAGAAAAGATAGGTGGACAGTATGTGAGGCTGGACAGGCCTCATTCAGAGATATCTAAATGGTCGATCTGGATATCGTACTCACCGGATCTAATACATTGGGGGAGATCTAAATTAATAATGCAGCCCCATAAATACCACTGGGATGAGATGAAGATAGGACCTGGAGCCACTCCCATAAAGACTGAAAAAGGATGGCTGAATATATATCATGGTGTATTTAAAACCATGTCAGGATCTGTTTACAGACTGGGGGCAGCCCTTCATGATTTGGAAGATCCCTCTATTGTACTGGGAGTTTCAGACGAGTGGATTCTGGAGCCGGAAGATCCCTGGGAGGTAACAGGCTATGTGCCCAATGTAGTCTTTACTTGTGGAGCAGTGGATGAAGGGGATGGAACAATAAAAATTTACTGGGGCGGAGCCGACAGTGTCATGTGTGTAGGAGAAGCCAATATAGATGAGTTAATAGACCTGTGCATAAAGGGGGGGAGTTAG
- a CDS encoding glycosyltransferase family 4 protein yields MIDKIIDGQKKIGVVGNYLPRRCGLATFTTDVSKAIRSELGEDKKLINIAMNDREEGYDYPSEVKLTIQEDDREEYIEVAHYLNENEYGAVIIQHEYGIYGGEDGEYIIELMKRLEMPVLTNLHTVLENPSLGQRKVMNDLAKYSEKLLVMSKKAFDILMRVYGIPKEVVAFVPHGIPDTAYEEQGIYNDAIGLEGKEIILTFGLLGPGKGLEVMIEAMPAIVKKNPNAVYLILGKTHPHILKKTGDVYREKLKEQIRSLNLEKNVVFHNKFVDLDILVKYIKTSTIYSIPYLNREQITSGTLAYALGSGAAVVSTPFWHAEELLAEGRGVLVPFRDSESLAREINMLLADSERRQNMRRKAYDYARSMIWPKVAKSHLKIIGECKGKKKINISSKKKNKREDGAGSRKILNKLPEIDLSHLKILTDDTGILQHAKYTIPDLTHGYCVDDNARALIATSMYYNLRENRDIYPFIQKYLAFLNYSFDEKTKRFANFMSYDRRWQENIGSQDSHGRALWALGVTYKNIRDESIRAIAMDLFTSALSVVTDFTSPRAWAFTVLGLSAYLEVNPEDTGKKEIKRILAEKIHSLYRNTATNDWVWCEESATYSNGILPHALILAGEYINDKEMYNTGIQSLKWLLKIQTAPEGHLSVIGNEGWFNRDKEKAAFGQQPVEAMCLLNACLDVYRITRDRWWLNEGNKCMAWFFGENDLNTPLYNYDDGGCRDGLDSHGVSKNQGAESTLAGLISLINIHGIAAE; encoded by the coding sequence ATGATAGATAAGATTATAGATGGGCAGAAGAAAATAGGTGTTGTAGGAAATTATCTCCCAAGACGGTGTGGGCTGGCTACCTTTACAACAGATGTAAGTAAGGCAATCAGAAGTGAATTAGGTGAAGATAAGAAATTGATAAATATAGCGATGAATGACAGGGAAGAGGGGTATGATTATCCTTCAGAGGTAAAACTAACAATTCAGGAAGATGACAGGGAAGAATACATTGAAGTGGCCCATTATCTGAATGAGAATGAGTATGGAGCTGTAATTATTCAGCATGAATATGGAATCTACGGCGGTGAAGACGGAGAATACATTATAGAGCTCATGAAAAGGTTAGAGATGCCTGTTCTGACCAACCTTCATACGGTACTGGAAAATCCAAGTTTAGGCCAAAGAAAGGTAATGAATGACTTGGCTAAATACTCCGAAAAGCTATTGGTAATGAGTAAAAAAGCTTTCGATATATTGATGAGAGTATATGGAATCCCTAAAGAGGTTGTAGCTTTTGTTCCCCATGGAATACCGGATACTGCCTATGAAGAGCAGGGTATATATAACGATGCAATAGGTTTAGAAGGAAAAGAAATTATTCTTACCTTTGGTCTTTTGGGTCCTGGAAAGGGACTGGAAGTGATGATAGAAGCAATGCCAGCTATTGTCAAGAAAAATCCCAATGCGGTTTATTTAATCCTGGGGAAAACACATCCCCATATCTTAAAGAAAACAGGAGATGTATACAGGGAGAAATTAAAAGAGCAGATAAGGAGTTTAAATTTAGAAAAAAATGTTGTTTTTCATAATAAATTCGTGGACTTAGATATCCTTGTAAAATATATAAAGACATCCACTATATATTCTATCCCATATCTGAATAGGGAACAGATAACTTCCGGAACATTAGCCTATGCTCTTGGATCAGGGGCAGCAGTGGTATCTACGCCCTTTTGGCATGCTGAAGAACTCTTAGCAGAAGGAAGAGGTGTATTGGTGCCCTTTAGAGATTCAGAGAGTTTAGCCAGAGAAATAAATATGTTGTTAGCAGATTCAGAAAGGCGTCAAAATATGAGAAGAAAGGCCTACGATTACGCCAGATCCATGATTTGGCCGAAGGTTGCCAAGAGTCATTTGAAGATCATAGGGGAGTGCAAAGGAAAAAAAAAAATCAATATATCTTCTAAAAAAAAAAATAAACGAGAGGATGGAGCAGGGTCAAGAAAGATCCTTAATAAATTACCTGAGATAGACCTATCTCATCTAAAGATATTGACAGACGATACAGGAATACTTCAACATGCCAAATATACTATTCCAGATTTAACTCATGGGTATTGTGTAGATGATAATGCCAGAGCACTAATCGCTACATCGATGTATTACAACCTCAGAGAAAACAGGGATATATATCCTTTTATTCAGAAATATCTGGCCTTTTTAAATTATTCCTTTGATGAAAAGACAAAGAGGTTTGCAAATTTTATGTCCTACGACAGAAGGTGGCAGGAAAATATAGGAAGTCAAGATTCTCACGGGAGAGCTCTTTGGGCCCTGGGAGTCACATATAAAAACATAAGAGATGAATCTATCCGGGCCATCGCTATGGATCTGTTCACATCTGCACTTTCTGTGGTAACAGACTTCACCTCTCCCAGGGCCTGGGCTTTTACGGTTCTTGGCTTATCGGCATATTTAGAAGTAAATCCAGAAGACACAGGAAAAAAAGAAATTAAGAGGATTTTAGCTGAAAAAATTCATAGTTTATATAGGAATACAGCAACCAACGACTGGGTTTGGTGTGAGGAATCCGCTACATATTCCAATGGGATTTTACCCCACGCTTTAATATTAGCCGGGGAATATATCAATGATAAGGAGATGTATAACACAGGAATTCAGTCTCTGAAGTGGCTCCTAAAAATTCAAACCGCTCCAGAGGGGCATCTTTCTGTAATAGGTAATGAGGGCTGGTTTAACAGAGATAAAGAAAAAGCTGCCTTTGGTCAGCAGCCGGTCGAGGCCATGTGCTTACTCAATGCCTGCTTAGATGTATATAGAATTACCAGGGATCGTTGGTGGCTGAATGAAGGAAATAAATGCATGGCCTGGTTTTTTGGAGAAAATGATCTGAATACTCCTCTATATAACTATGACGATGGGGGATGCCGGGATGGATTAGATTCTCATGGGGTAAGTAAGAATCAGGGTGCTGAATCTACATTGGCCGGGTTAATATCCCTGATTAACATCCACGGGATAGCTGCTGAATAA
- a CDS encoding DUF1893 domain-containing protein: MDIERAIKLIEKSDTVFAAVKDRKVIFVSEERGIKPALEFFFLGKETTQGSSVADRIIGKGAAMVLSLCCCKELYGGVISRDALASLKKGGQTVQWGTVVPYIINRRGDGMCPLEKLLSNTEDPQVGLDIIKKFLMKLGGK; the protein is encoded by the coding sequence ATGGATATTGAAAGAGCCATAAAACTCATAGAAAAATCCGATACAGTCTTTGCAGCAGTAAAAGATAGGAAGGTAATCTTTGTCTCAGAGGAAAGGGGGATAAAACCCGCCCTGGAATTTTTTTTCCTTGGAAAAGAAACTACCCAAGGAAGTTCTGTAGCTGACAGGATAATCGGAAAAGGGGCGGCCATGGTTCTTTCCCTTTGCTGCTGCAAGGAGTTATACGGTGGTGTCATCTCCCGGGATGCCCTTGCTTCTTTGAAGAAGGGGGGACAGACTGTCCAGTGGGGAACTGTGGTCCCCTATATAATAAATCGCAGGGGAGACGGCATGTGCCCGTTGGAAAAACTGCTCTCAAATACAGAGGATCCCCAGGTGGGACTGGATATTATAAAGAAATTTTTGATGAAGTTAGGAGGTAAGTAA